A window from Peromyscus eremicus chromosome 5, PerEre_H2_v1, whole genome shotgun sequence encodes these proteins:
- the Elmod2 gene encoding ELMO domain-containing protein 2 isoform X1 has translation MQKQKQKSRTATKANKKMFISLWEFFYGHFFRFWMKWVLRQMTGKCELQRIFDTYGGAQRTYRIENSLTYSKSKVLQNATRVAESELDRCVADIMKEKNICPEKDTSFQICMRTCLLQITGYKQLYQDVENVRKKPYDSGNAQHEKLLLKLWNLLMPTEKLKARISKQWADIGFQGDDPKTDFRGMGILGLINLVYFSEKYTSEAHQILSRSNHPKLGYSYAIVGINLTEMAYSLLKSEALKLHLYNFVPGIPTMEHFHQFYCYLVCEFDKFWLEEEPESIMYFNLYREKFHEKIKGLLMDYNAVLTLKT, from the exons atgcagaagcagaagcaaaagaGCAGGACCGCAACGAAGGCGAACA aaaaaatgtttatttctttgtgggAGTTCTTCTATGGGCACTTTTTCCGATTTTGGATGAAATGGGTCTTACGACAGATGACTGGAAAATGTGAATTGCAGCGAATTTTCGACACCTATGGAGGTGCACAGAGGACATACAGGATAG aaaattcCTTGACATATTCCAAGAGTAAG GTCCTCCAGAATGCAACACGAGTTGCTGAGAGTGAACTGGACAGATGTGTAGCAGACATAATGAAGGAAAAGAACATCTGCCCCGAGAAAGACACCAG ttttcaaatctgcATGAGGACATGCTTACTGCAGATAACTGGCTATAAGCAGCTCTACCAGGATGTAGAAAACGTGAGGAAAAAACCCTATGATTCTGGCAATGCACAGCATGAGAAGCTGCTCCTTAAG CTCTGGAATCTTCTGATGCCTACGGAAAAGTTGAAGGCCCGAATCTCCAAGCAGTGGGCGGACATTGGTTTCCAAGGTGATGATCCCAAAACAGACTTCAGAGGCATGGGCATACTTGGCCTAATCAATCTTGT GTATTTCAGTGAAAAGTACACCAGTGAGGCGCACCAGATTCTTTCCCGTTCTAATCATCCCAAATTAGG GTACTCTTATGCAATAGTTGGGATCAACCTCACAGAGATGGCTTATAGCTTACTCAAGAGCGAAGCCTTGAAGCTTCATCTCTACAACTTCGTTCCTGGGATACCAACAATGGAGCACTTCCACCAGTTTTACT GTTACCTTGTCTGTGAATTTGACAAGTTTTGGCTTGAAGAAGAACCAGAAAGCATTATGTACTTCAACTTGTACAGAGAGAAGTTTCATGAGAAGATTAAAGGACTCTTAATGGATTACAATGCTGTACTCACTTTGAAAACATGA
- the Elmod2 gene encoding ELMO domain-containing protein 2 isoform X2 encodes MFISLWEFFYGHFFRFWMKWVLRQMTGKCELQRIFDTYGGAQRTYRIENSLTYSKSKVLQNATRVAESELDRCVADIMKEKNICPEKDTSFQICMRTCLLQITGYKQLYQDVENVRKKPYDSGNAQHEKLLLKLWNLLMPTEKLKARISKQWADIGFQGDDPKTDFRGMGILGLINLVYFSEKYTSEAHQILSRSNHPKLGYSYAIVGINLTEMAYSLLKSEALKLHLYNFVPGIPTMEHFHQFYCYLVCEFDKFWLEEEPESIMYFNLYREKFHEKIKGLLMDYNAVLTLKT; translated from the exons atgtttatttctttgtgggAGTTCTTCTATGGGCACTTTTTCCGATTTTGGATGAAATGGGTCTTACGACAGATGACTGGAAAATGTGAATTGCAGCGAATTTTCGACACCTATGGAGGTGCACAGAGGACATACAGGATAG aaaattcCTTGACATATTCCAAGAGTAAG GTCCTCCAGAATGCAACACGAGTTGCTGAGAGTGAACTGGACAGATGTGTAGCAGACATAATGAAGGAAAAGAACATCTGCCCCGAGAAAGACACCAG ttttcaaatctgcATGAGGACATGCTTACTGCAGATAACTGGCTATAAGCAGCTCTACCAGGATGTAGAAAACGTGAGGAAAAAACCCTATGATTCTGGCAATGCACAGCATGAGAAGCTGCTCCTTAAG CTCTGGAATCTTCTGATGCCTACGGAAAAGTTGAAGGCCCGAATCTCCAAGCAGTGGGCGGACATTGGTTTCCAAGGTGATGATCCCAAAACAGACTTCAGAGGCATGGGCATACTTGGCCTAATCAATCTTGT GTATTTCAGTGAAAAGTACACCAGTGAGGCGCACCAGATTCTTTCCCGTTCTAATCATCCCAAATTAGG GTACTCTTATGCAATAGTTGGGATCAACCTCACAGAGATGGCTTATAGCTTACTCAAGAGCGAAGCCTTGAAGCTTCATCTCTACAACTTCGTTCCTGGGATACCAACAATGGAGCACTTCCACCAGTTTTACT GTTACCTTGTCTGTGAATTTGACAAGTTTTGGCTTGAAGAAGAACCAGAAAGCATTATGTACTTCAACTTGTACAGAGAGAAGTTTCATGAGAAGATTAAAGGACTCTTAATGGATTACAATGCTGTACTCACTTTGAAAACATGA